The Saprospiraceae bacterium genome includes a window with the following:
- a CDS encoding SDR family NAD(P)-dependent oxidoreductase — protein MESKVILITGGSSGIGFETARVFCSVGFDMIITSLDQDSLEIAVFKLKTEFPESDINGITIDLSIPGSAEKLYSEVQTISKTIHVVLNNAGFGTFGFINEISVDRETAMIRLMVENLYFITRLYLNDMIIRNEGTIINISSISAFQPNPALATYGACKAFVYQFSRAINTELKDKKSKVKCMVVCPTPVRTGFEENAGMSGTNLFNGWMALDAPFVANEIFKAYKSGKTYLIPGKRFEIIAAFAKRLPETIQIWLAKTNLTLK, from the coding sequence ATGGAGAGCAAAGTAATACTAATTACAGGAGGGTCATCCGGAATAGGTTTTGAAACAGCTCGTGTTTTCTGTTCAGTAGGTTTTGATATGATTATTACCTCCTTGGATCAGGATTCACTGGAAATTGCAGTATTCAAGTTAAAAACTGAATTTCCGGAATCTGATATAAATGGAATAACAATAGATTTATCCATTCCCGGAAGTGCAGAAAAGCTATATTCAGAAGTGCAGACTATTTCTAAAACAATTCATGTAGTATTGAACAATGCCGGATTCGGGACCTTTGGATTCATAAATGAAATCAGTGTGGACAGGGAAACTGCCATGATAAGGTTAATGGTTGAAAATCTGTATTTTATTACAAGATTATACTTGAATGACATGATCATTCGGAATGAAGGTACAATTATTAACATTTCTTCTATATCAGCATTTCAGCCCAATCCCGCGCTGGCTACCTATGGTGCATGCAAAGCTTTTGTATATCAGTTCAGCAGGGCAATTAATACAGAACTGAAGGATAAAAAAAGTAAAGTGAAATGTATGGTCGTATGTCCTACACCTGTCAGAACCGGGTTTGAAGAAAACGCCGGTATGTCAGGTACTAATTTGTTTAACGGATGGATGGCATTGGATGCACCTTTTGTTGCAAACGAGATTTTCAAAGCTTATAAAAGTGGAAAAACTTATCTCATCCCCGGTAAAAGATTTGAAATTATTGCTGCTTTTGCAAAAAGATTACCTGAAACTATTCAGATTTGGCTTGCAAAAACAAATCTTACTTTAAAGTAA
- a CDS encoding DUF4372 domain-containing protein, producing MDKDTTIKFVGQPIFAQIIKMVSKTVFSQLVSKHQSDRYYKEFKTWDHFVSLMFAILSRCDSIAEIIDGMVGLSGKLQYLSLGKVPAKSTFSDGMRKRSDKFFEDLYFALVKEYSSFLSDSKTLGKQFQQMLLIDSTTIRLFTEVLKGVGRNRKDDGKKKVELRYTWSSTPLNK from the coding sequence ATGGACAAAGATACGACGATAAAATTTGTCGGACAGCCGATTTTCGCTCAAATCATAAAAATGGTGAGCAAAACAGTATTTAGCCAATTAGTATCGAAACATCAAAGCGACCGCTATTACAAAGAATTTAAGACATGGGATCATTTTGTGTCTCTGATGTTTGCTATCTTGAGTCGATGTGATTCGATTGCTGAAATCATAGATGGAATGGTGGGTTTATCAGGTAAATTACAGTATTTAAGTCTCGGGAAAGTACCTGCGAAGAGTACATTCAGCGATGGGATGCGAAAGAGATCGGATAAATTTTTTGAGGACTTGTACTTTGCCTTGGTCAAAGAGTATTCATCGTTTTTGTCGGACAGCAAGACTCTAGGCAAACAGTTTCAGCAGATGCTACTTATAGATTCAACTACTATCCGATTATTTACCGAAGTACTCAAAGGAGTAGGCCGTAATCGCAAAGATGATGGAAAGAAAAAGGTGGAGCTAAGGTACACATGGTCATCAACGCCTTTGAACAAATAG
- a CDS encoding IS1634 family transposase: MNYNQLFNQVFSSITTLKLVGIELVLGKIFDEIGFNRIQDELFRDLVLYRIVYPKSKLKTTEYLFRYSQKMYSEDEIYRYMDKLHNHQQDQVQQISYEHTLKILPERVHVVFYDVTTIYFETDKEDELRKSGFSKEGKHQNPQIVLGLLVSRGGYPLAYDIYDGKKFEGHTLLPIIDGFKQKYKIGDLIVVADSGLLSNENIKELISKGYQFILGARIKNEKQHIKDGILSLNLEDGQSAIINKADLKLIIGFSDQRAKKINITDKKALIA, from the coding sequence GTGAATTATAATCAACTATTCAATCAAGTATTTTCATCCATTACTACGCTTAAACTGGTTGGAATTGAGTTGGTTTTGGGTAAAATATTTGATGAGATTGGGTTTAATAGAATTCAGGATGAGCTTTTCAGAGATTTGGTGTTATATCGAATAGTATATCCCAAGAGCAAGCTTAAGACGACAGAGTACCTGTTCAGGTATTCGCAAAAAATGTATTCTGAAGATGAAATTTATAGATATATGGATAAGTTGCATAACCATCAACAGGATCAAGTACAGCAAATAAGTTATGAGCATACATTAAAGATACTCCCTGAAAGAGTCCATGTGGTGTTTTACGATGTTACAACCATATATTTTGAAACGGACAAGGAAGATGAGCTTCGTAAGAGTGGGTTTTCCAAAGAAGGGAAACATCAAAATCCACAGATTGTATTAGGCTTACTGGTCAGCAGGGGTGGATACCCGCTTGCATATGACATTTATGATGGTAAGAAATTCGAAGGGCATACCTTATTGCCAATTATTGACGGATTTAAGCAGAAGTATAAAATTGGTGATCTTATTGTAGTGGCCGATTCAGGTCTTCTTTCTAATGAAAATATCAAAGAATTGATTTCTAAGGGCTATCAATTTATCTTAGGAGCCAGAATAAAAAATGAAAAGCAACACATAAAGGATGGTATCTTAAGTTTAAATTTAGAAGATGGTCAAAGTGCTATTATCAACAAGGCAGACTTAAAGCTTATCATTGGCTTTTCGGACCAAAGAGCTAAAAAGATCAATATAACCGACAAAAAGGCCTTAATCGCTTAG
- a CDS encoding transposase: protein MTKSSINNRGYNKFLEMDGDVSIKIDEEKVDADAKWDGLKGYLTNCTLTEEEILENYKQLWVIEKAFRIAKTDLKIRPVFHYKQRRIEAHICLNFVAYKIYKKSWKGS from the coding sequence TTGACAAAAAGTAGTATAAACAATCGTGGATACAATAAATTCTTAGAAATGGACGGAGATGTAAGCATCAAAATTGACGAGGAAAAAGTGGATGCAGATGCTAAATGGGATGGACTAAAAGGGTATCTTACCAATTGCACCTTGACGGAGGAAGAAATTTTAGAGAATTACAAACAGCTATGGGTTATTGAAAAGGCCTTCAGGATAGCGAAAACAGATTTGAAGATAAGACCTGTTTTCCACTATAAACAAAGAAGAATAGAAGCTCATATTTGTCTTAATTTTGTAGCATACAAAATATATAAAAAGAGCTGGAAAGGCAGCTAA
- a CDS encoding acyl-CoA dehydrogenase family protein, which produces MSTATLDKTLLKGGAFLVSETQPSLSFIPEDFTEEQLMAKESVREFVEQEIHPYIDRIEKLEEGLIPSILDKFADLGFLGTHMPEEFGGSELDFITNSLIGEEIGPSGSFSVSYNAHTGIGMLPILYYGTEAQRKKYLPELITGKLKSSYCLTEPSSGSDALAAKSTAILSEDGTHYILNGQKMWITNAGFADIFTVFSQVDGNKFTAFILEKGMEGFTLGAEEKKLGIKGSSTRQIFMENVKVPVENLLGEIGKGHLIAFNVLNTGRFKLGVSCLGGAKKLTEVSIRYANEREQFKKPISSFGAIQHKLGEQVVKCFVTESATYRTAHLINEYTKDAKDQGIPYEKAKLDAAEEYALECSIIKIIGSETLDYCVDEAVQIHGGMGYSEEGTVARAYRDSRINRIFEGTNEINRMVILSTILKSAMKGEMDLMTPALAVQSELMNGTTADVATGPFADEQNAVAGFKKVLIMLLGTAAQQAMSGSLDLKTEQEILMNLADIIIDIFNAESTLLRVQKIAENYPDKNIAIYTDILKTYIHDSNARVNKNAMDAIASFVDAGMQAGYVSGVRKFTKYPLQNVKQMRRNIAEVVIKANEYAF; this is translated from the coding sequence ATGTCAACTGCCACATTAGATAAAACACTATTAAAAGGAGGTGCTTTTCTTGTATCTGAAACACAACCATCCCTATCCTTTATACCGGAAGATTTTACGGAAGAACAGTTAATGGCGAAAGAGTCCGTCAGAGAATTTGTAGAGCAGGAGATTCATCCGTATATAGATCGAATTGAGAAGCTGGAAGAGGGCTTGATACCTTCGATATTGGATAAGTTTGCTGATTTGGGATTTCTGGGTACACATATGCCTGAAGAATTCGGTGGAAGCGAACTGGATTTTATTACCAACTCGCTGATCGGGGAAGAAATAGGACCATCCGGTTCTTTCAGTGTCAGCTACAACGCTCATACGGGGATCGGTATGTTGCCTATTCTTTATTATGGAACCGAAGCACAACGCAAAAAATATCTACCCGAGCTCATCACTGGAAAACTTAAATCAAGTTATTGCCTGACTGAGCCATCCAGCGGTTCTGATGCATTGGCAGCAAAATCGACAGCCATATTAAGTGAAGACGGAACCCATTATATTCTGAATGGTCAGAAAATGTGGATTACGAATGCCGGGTTTGCAGATATTTTTACAGTGTTTTCGCAGGTTGATGGCAATAAATTTACAGCTTTCATTCTGGAAAAAGGCATGGAAGGATTTACACTAGGAGCCGAAGAAAAAAAATTGGGTATCAAAGGTTCGTCCACGAGACAAATTTTTATGGAAAATGTAAAAGTACCTGTTGAAAATCTGCTGGGCGAAATAGGGAAAGGACATCTTATCGCATTTAATGTTTTGAACACAGGTCGTTTCAAATTGGGAGTTTCCTGTCTGGGTGGTGCAAAAAAACTGACAGAAGTAAGCATTAGATACGCCAACGAAAGAGAACAATTTAAAAAACCCATATCATCGTTCGGAGCGATCCAACATAAATTGGGCGAACAGGTCGTCAAATGTTTTGTAACAGAATCAGCCACGTACCGAACCGCTCACCTGATTAATGAATACACAAAAGACGCAAAAGATCAGGGCATCCCTTATGAAAAGGCAAAACTTGACGCTGCCGAAGAATATGCATTGGAATGTTCCATCATAAAAATTATCGGATCAGAAACACTGGATTATTGTGTGGATGAAGCAGTTCAGATACATGGTGGAATGGGATACTCTGAAGAAGGAACGGTCGCAAGAGCATACAGAGATTCCAGAATAAACAGAATTTTTGAAGGGACGAACGAGATTAACCGTATGGTGATACTCAGTACAATCCTGAAATCAGCCATGAAAGGAGAAATGGATCTGATGACACCGGCACTTGCTGTGCAAAGTGAATTGATGAATGGCACCACCGCTGATGTTGCCACGGGCCCCTTTGCGGATGAACAAAACGCTGTGGCCGGCTTTAAAAAAGTGCTGATTATGCTTTTGGGTACAGCAGCTCAGCAAGCCATGAGCGGAAGTCTGGATCTTAAAACAGAACAGGAGATACTGATGAATCTTGCAGACATCATCATAGATATATTTAATGCAGAATCAACTTTGCTGAGAGTTCAGAAAATTGCTGAAAATTACCCGGATAAAAATATTGCGATATACACAGACATTCTCAAGACCTATATCCATGATTCAAATGCCAGGGTAAACAAAAATGCGATGGATGCGATAGCTTCATTTGTGGACGCCGGTATGCAGGCAGGATATGTGAGCGGTGTAAGAAAGTTTACTAAATATCCGTTGCAGAATGTAAAACAAATGCGTAGAAATATAGCAGAAGTTGTTATCAAGGCAAATGAATATGCTTTCTGA
- the carB gene encoding carbamoyl-phosphate synthase large subunit, whose amino-acid sequence MPKDTSIKSVLIIGSGPIIIGQACEFDYSGSQAARSLREEGIIVSLINSNPATIMTDPVTADHVYLWPLTVESIIKILEERQIDAVLATMGGQTALNLAIEADKMGVWKKYGVRMIGVDVNAIELTENREAFKQHVVKLGMKVAKSQIANSFLEGKEAAQEIGFPLVIRPSYTLGGTGGGFVMKEEEFDDALRRGLEASPTHEVLVEQAVLGWKEFELELLRDSNDNVVIICTVENLDPMGIHTGDSITVAPAMTLSDTAFQQMRDEAMLMMRSLGNFAGGCNVQFAINPENEEIITVEINPRVSRSSALASKATGYPIAKIAAKLAIGYNLNELKNQITKTTSAFFEPALDYVIVKMPRWNFEKFYGADTTLGLQMKSVGEVMAIGRTFLEAMQKACQSQENNRSGLGADIKEWIQTEDILQRLEKVSDDRIFRVKDALRLGVPEKTVHKLTKIDPWFIKQIKRLVKAEEKLLRFNVAEDIPVDFFRELKTMGYSDAQIAWVLRIKEEEVTRQRKKLGIRRTFKMVDTCAAEFEAKTPYFYSTFETENESIPSDKKKIIVLGSGPNRIGQGIEFDYCCVHGLLAIKEAGYESIMINCNPETVSTDFDIADKLYFEPVFWEHLEEIIELEKPEGVIVQLGGQTALKLAEKLHATGIKIIGTDFNSMDLAEDRGRFSDLLKELGIPYPEYGVAHDVDEAIEVARKVSYPVLVRPSYVLGGQRMRIVINDQELEKHVLSIFKHMPDNKVLIDQFLERAKEAEIDAICDGENFHIMGIMEHIEPAGIHSGDSSAVLPTYSLSDNVLDKMKEYAERLAFALKIKGLINIQFAIKGEQVYVIEANPRASRTTPFIAKAYNVPYLKIATQVMMGTHKLTDYDIVNQLEGYAIKVPVFSFDKFPNVDKNLGPEMKSTGEMIYYIKDLHDPYFRELDRNRSMFLSR is encoded by the coding sequence ATGCCAAAAGACACCTCTATTAAATCGGTTTTGATCATCGGAAGTGGTCCGATTATTATCGGACAAGCCTGCGAATTTGACTACTCGGGATCACAGGCTGCAAGATCCTTAAGAGAAGAGGGAATTATTGTTTCACTCATAAATTCCAATCCTGCCACCATCATGACAGATCCTGTAACTGCAGATCATGTTTATTTATGGCCATTGACGGTTGAAAGTATTATCAAAATACTTGAGGAGAGACAAATAGATGCTGTATTAGCCACGATGGGAGGACAAACTGCTCTGAATCTGGCAATCGAAGCTGATAAGATGGGCGTCTGGAAAAAGTATGGTGTGAGAATGATCGGTGTGGATGTCAACGCTATTGAACTGACTGAAAACAGAGAAGCTTTCAAACAACATGTTGTCAAGCTCGGCATGAAAGTTGCCAAGTCGCAGATTGCCAACTCATTTCTGGAAGGCAAAGAAGCTGCACAGGAAATAGGTTTTCCTTTGGTTATCAGACCGTCCTACACTTTAGGGGGCACCGGAGGGGGATTTGTGATGAAGGAAGAAGAATTTGATGACGCACTCAGAAGAGGACTGGAAGCATCACCGACACACGAGGTATTGGTTGAACAGGCAGTTTTGGGATGGAAAGAATTCGAGCTTGAATTGCTTAGAGATAGTAATGACAATGTTGTTATTATCTGTACTGTAGAAAATCTGGACCCGATGGGAATTCATACCGGAGACAGTATCACTGTAGCTCCGGCAATGACTTTGTCAGACACTGCATTTCAGCAAATGAGAGATGAAGCAATGTTGATGATGAGATCATTAGGTAACTTTGCAGGTGGTTGTAATGTACAGTTTGCCATAAATCCTGAAAACGAAGAAATTATCACCGTAGAAATAAATCCAAGGGTATCAAGATCATCAGCACTTGCCAGTAAAGCCACAGGGTATCCCATAGCTAAGATAGCAGCCAAACTGGCTATCGGATACAATCTAAATGAGTTGAAAAATCAGATTACCAAAACTACATCTGCTTTTTTTGAACCTGCGTTGGATTATGTAATTGTAAAAATGCCGAGATGGAACTTTGAGAAGTTTTATGGGGCAGATACAACGTTGGGACTTCAGATGAAATCTGTTGGCGAAGTAATGGCCATTGGCAGAACTTTTCTGGAAGCAATGCAAAAAGCTTGTCAATCTCAGGAAAATAACCGCAGTGGTTTAGGAGCCGATATAAAAGAGTGGATTCAGACCGAAGATATCTTACAAAGACTAGAGAAAGTGAGTGACGACCGGATCTTTCGGGTGAAAGATGCCTTAAGACTCGGAGTGCCTGAAAAAACGGTTCATAAACTTACCAAAATTGATCCCTGGTTTATCAAACAGATAAAAAGATTGGTCAAAGCAGAAGAAAAACTGCTCAGATTTAATGTCGCTGAAGATATACCTGTTGACTTTTTCAGAGAACTCAAAACCATGGGTTACTCCGATGCTCAGATTGCATGGGTGCTTCGTATCAAAGAAGAAGAAGTTACCCGACAAAGAAAAAAACTGGGCATACGCCGTACGTTTAAAATGGTTGATACCTGTGCTGCTGAATTTGAAGCGAAGACACCCTACTTTTATTCGACTTTTGAAACAGAAAATGAAAGTATTCCATCCGACAAGAAAAAGATCATCGTTCTTGGTTCAGGTCCCAACAGGATAGGGCAGGGCATAGAATTTGATTACTGCTGTGTCCATGGTTTACTGGCAATCAAAGAAGCCGGATATGAGTCTATTATGATCAATTGCAATCCGGAAACAGTCTCAACGGATTTTGACATTGCCGATAAACTGTATTTTGAACCGGTATTCTGGGAGCACCTTGAAGAAATTATAGAACTGGAAAAGCCCGAAGGAGTTATCGTACAGTTAGGTGGGCAGACTGCTCTGAAACTTGCAGAAAAACTGCACGCCACAGGGATAAAAATAATCGGAACAGATTTCAATAGTATGGATCTTGCTGAAGATCGGGGACGATTTTCAGATCTTCTCAAAGAATTGGGAATTCCGTATCCGGAATATGGTGTGGCACATGATGTGGATGAAGCTATAGAAGTAGCCAGAAAAGTAAGTTATCCGGTTTTGGTTCGGCCGTCTTACGTTCTTGGCGGTCAGCGAATGCGGATCGTCATCAATGACCAGGAACTTGAAAAACATGTACTCAGTATTTTCAAACACATGCCTGACAACAAAGTATTGATTGACCAGTTTCTGGAAAGAGCGAAAGAAGCGGAGATAGATGCGATTTGTGATGGAGAAAACTTTCACATTATGGGCATTATGGAACATATCGAACCTGCCGGAATTCACTCAGGGGATAGTTCTGCGGTATTGCCAACCTATAGTCTGAGTGATAATGTATTGGACAAAATGAAAGAATATGCAGAACGACTGGCATTTGCACTGAAAATAAAAGGTCTTATTAATATCCAGTTTGCAATTAAAGGCGAACAGGTATATGTCATTGAAGCTAATCCCAGAGCATCCCGAACAACACCTTTCATCGCCAAAGCATACAATGTACCCTACCTGAAGATTGCGACGCAGGTCATGATGGGCACACATAAACTTACAGATTATGACATCGTCAACCAGTTGGAAGGATATGCCATCAAAGTACCTGTCTTTTCCTTTGATAAATTTCCGAATGTAGATAAAAATCTTGGCCCTGAGATGAAGTCAACAGGTGAAATGATTTACTACATTAAAGATCTTCATGATCCGTATTTCAGAGAGTTGGACAGAAACAGGTCGATGTTCCTTAGTAGATAA
- a CDS encoding M28 family peptidase, protein MLRRLVLVSIILSFLFELSGQETTKDIYPVFRKIGLEESKVMELASMICDVHGPRLTGSSGLDKAQDWAVSELKSWGMVNVEKEEWGEFGRGWQLERFAMHANTPDYWPVLAYPKAWSGSTKGLITGEVIYLQANGPEDLIQYKGKLKDKFVLLDTIRDVKEWFKPSANRHNAESLLEMANSVLPTPRPRRDWARTGGMSFNKELWEFLYQEKPLCIVDRNYKGDLGTVFVTSARTPEGVKMRDQGVEIVPQVTMSVEQYNRLIRLIQKGIKPKLSLDLQAKYEMPHKGMEQNILAEIPGSDLQSEVVIFGAHFDSWHAGTGATDNGAGSAVMMEAARILLEYIKVSGEKPRRTLRLALWSGEEQGLLGSREYVRKHFAEMEPGGWIPKSLKPAQETVSAYYNLDNGTGKVRGIYLQGNENVMSIFKNWLDPFKDLEANTVTLKNTGGTDHQAFDGVGIPGFQFIQDEIAYSNSTHHSNMDNWDHLIEDDLKQAATIIATIVWNTAQRDDKLPRKHLKIETPSSSGTN, encoded by the coding sequence ATGTTACGTAGATTAGTACTTGTAAGTATAATCCTGAGTTTTTTATTTGAATTATCAGGACAGGAAACCACTAAAGATATATATCCTGTTTTCCGAAAAATAGGATTGGAAGAAAGTAAGGTAATGGAACTTGCATCCATGATTTGTGATGTGCATGGACCTAGACTAACCGGATCATCGGGATTGGATAAAGCTCAGGATTGGGCGGTCAGCGAACTGAAAAGCTGGGGAATGGTAAATGTCGAAAAAGAAGAATGGGGAGAATTTGGCAGAGGGTGGCAACTCGAACGATTTGCAATGCATGCGAATACACCTGATTACTGGCCGGTTCTGGCATATCCGAAAGCATGGTCCGGATCAACAAAAGGTCTTATCACAGGCGAAGTGATTTATCTTCAGGCAAACGGTCCCGAAGACCTGATTCAATACAAAGGAAAATTGAAAGACAAATTTGTATTGCTGGATACTATCAGAGATGTTAAAGAATGGTTTAAACCGTCCGCTAACAGACATAATGCAGAATCACTTTTAGAAATGGCAAATTCTGTTCTTCCTACTCCAAGACCCCGTAGAGATTGGGCTCGAACCGGTGGTATGTCTTTTAACAAAGAATTGTGGGAATTTCTTTATCAGGAAAAACCATTATGTATCGTGGACAGAAACTATAAAGGAGATCTCGGAACAGTTTTTGTGACCAGTGCAAGAACTCCTGAAGGGGTAAAGATGAGAGACCAGGGAGTGGAAATAGTTCCGCAAGTGACGATGTCTGTCGAGCAGTACAACAGATTGATCAGATTGATTCAAAAAGGTATCAAACCAAAACTAAGCCTTGATTTACAAGCTAAATATGAAATGCCACATAAAGGCATGGAACAAAATATACTGGCTGAAATTCCCGGTTCTGATCTTCAGAGTGAAGTAGTCATATTTGGCGCACATTTTGATAGCTGGCATGCCGGCACGGGAGCTACAGATAATGGAGCCGGATCTGCGGTTATGATGGAAGCGGCGAGAATATTACTCGAATACATAAAGGTCTCAGGCGAAAAGCCACGCAGGACGCTAAGGTTGGCATTGTGGTCCGGAGAAGAACAAGGTTTGCTGGGTTCGAGAGAATATGTAAGGAAACATTTTGCTGAAATGGAACCGGGCGGTTGGATACCCAAAAGTCTGAAACCAGCTCAGGAAACAGTTTCTGCTTATTACAATCTGGATAATGGCACAGGGAAGGTTAGAGGAATTTATTTACAGGGTAATGAAAATGTAATGAGCATTTTCAAAAACTGGCTGGATCCTTTCAAAGATTTGGAAGCAAATACAGTAACCCTTAAGAATACCGGTGGCACAGACCATCAGGCTTTTGATGGCGTAGGAATTCCGGGATTTCAGTTTATTCAGGATGAGATTGCATATTCCAACAGTACTCACCATTCCAATATGGACAATTGGGATCATCTGATCGAAGATGACCTGAAACAGGCAGCTACCATTATCGCAACCATCGTATGGAATACAGCACAGAGAGATGATAAATTACCCAGAAAGCATCTGAAAATAGAAACACCGTCATCAAGTGGAACCAATTAA
- a CDS encoding endonuclease, whose amino-acid sequence MPELRDDPLFQGLVDTYKTFILFDYNTARDTLFSKIDAVNDSLECIYTGLKLYLPPDQDPTIAVFLNGVPNGINTEHVYPEGKGASGFGRSDMHHLYPSRVKTNSDRANNPFGEIPDAQTKIWYLKTTELSFPPTVNRDLYSESTPTKFEPRESVKGNIARSVFYFYTMYRQESNNSDPNFFGIQLADLCDWQFTDPVDETEWNRTHKIATYQGGKTNPFVLDCSLAARLYCNNISQECEQLILASTENPESEEEIISIFPNPAYDQINIRLENNHAGIYTLSIMDIYGKKRNLIFHGKLDIGNHVWQINSDFPGGLYTVVATEPESRRMIIRKFVKVD is encoded by the coding sequence TTGCCTGAACTCAGAGATGATCCTCTGTTTCAGGGATTAGTTGATACTTATAAAACCTTTATTCTGTTTGATTACAATACTGCCCGAGATACCTTATTTTCCAAAATAGATGCTGTCAATGACTCATTGGAATGTATTTACACAGGACTGAAATTGTACCTGCCCCCAGATCAGGATCCTACAATAGCTGTTTTTCTGAATGGGGTCCCCAATGGTATTAATACTGAACATGTATATCCGGAAGGCAAAGGGGCCAGTGGTTTTGGGAGGAGTGATATGCATCATTTGTACCCCAGTCGTGTTAAAACAAATTCTGACAGAGCTAATAACCCATTTGGAGAAATACCGGATGCTCAAACCAAAATCTGGTATCTTAAAACCACGGAACTTTCTTTTCCTCCAACAGTAAACAGAGATCTGTACAGCGAAAGCACCCCTACCAAATTTGAACCCAGAGAAAGTGTCAAAGGCAATATAGCCCGGTCTGTTTTTTATTTTTATACAATGTACAGACAGGAATCCAATAATTCCGACCCTAATTTTTTTGGAATTCAGCTTGCTGATTTGTGTGATTGGCAATTTACGGATCCGGTGGATGAAACAGAGTGGAACAGGACGCATAAAATTGCAACTTATCAGGGTGGGAAAACGAATCCTTTTGTGTTGGATTGTTCCCTTGCGGCACGGTTGTATTGCAATAATATATCTCAGGAATGTGAACAGTTAATCTTAGCATCAACTGAAAATCCGGAGAGTGAAGAAGAAATAATAAGCATTTTTCCAAATCCTGCTTATGATCAGATCAATATCAGACTGGAAAATAACCACGCAGGAATATATACCCTTTCGATAATGGATATTTATGGAAAGAAGCGGAATTTAATATTTCATGGCAAACTTGATATCGGCAATCATGTCTGGCAAATAAATTCGGATTTCCCCGGAGGTTTATATACGGTGGTAGCAACTGAACCGGAAAGTCGCAGAATGATAATCAGGAAGTTTGTGAAAGTGGATTAA
- a CDS encoding transposase yields MTEPTITIFSLPNGHKTRSSSSPVKKSNAKYTIVSTIENPSLKGKEHGVHKDQIIELQYKENKEEKVLRLRLITYYDEKGMPYAFLTNSFEELTAEEVAACYKKRWDIELLFKKLKQNFQLHYFYGENETAIKTQIWCTLIAQLLLTVIQKQNAPQKAFSTVACTVRIHLISMLDLVETVKAKNKYYEKEDPLVGQQDIFGNTLTSRRIRKRQKKKEDTRGHLQKSDENKKNTIDNQSVNSS; encoded by the coding sequence TTGACCGAGCCTACAATCACTATCTTCAGTTTGCCAAATGGTCACAAAACAAGGTCTTCTTCATCACCCGTAAAAAAGTCAAATGCTAAATATACCATCGTAAGTACGATCGAAAATCCATCCTTAAAAGGCAAGGAACACGGTGTACATAAAGATCAAATCATAGAATTGCAATACAAAGAGAACAAAGAAGAAAAAGTACTACGCTTAAGACTAATAACTTATTACGATGAGAAAGGGATGCCTTACGCCTTCTTAACAAATAGTTTTGAAGAACTAACTGCGGAAGAAGTAGCTGCTTGTTACAAAAAAAGATGGGATATTGAGCTTTTATTTAAGAAGTTAAAACAAAATTTTCAGCTCCATTACTTTTATGGAGAAAACGAAACAGCAATCAAAACACAAATTTGGTGCACCCTCATAGCCCAATTATTATTAACGGTCATACAAAAGCAAAATGCACCACAGAAAGCTTTTTCTACAGTAGCCTGTACAGTCCGAATTCACCTAATCAGCATGCTAGATTTGGTAGAAACTGTAAAAGCGAAGAACAAATATTATGAAAAAGAAGATCCATTGGTTGGACAGCAAGATATTTTTGGAAATACCCTGACATCAAGAAGGATTCGTAAACGGCAAAAGAAAAAAGAAGATACAAGGGGTCACCTTCAAAAATCAGATGAAAACAAGAAAAATACCATTGATAATCAAAGTGTTAACTCAAGTTGA